Proteins encoded within one genomic window of Lysinibacillus sphaericus:
- the menD gene encoding 2-succinyl-5-enolpyruvyl-6-hydroxy-3-cyclohexene-1-carboxylic-acid synthase, which translates to MSERKILTDYVYKMVASLVQAGVQHVVVSPGSRSTPLAYAFASTKQLTMYRQVDERAAAFFALGIAKATTKPVVLLCTSGTAAANYYPAIVEASYARVPLIVITADRPHELREVGAPQAINQTNLYGAHVKWSVDFPLADGAAPTLPFIERHIARAVAIATSAPFGPVHLNVPFREPLLIDFREELPTVTFKQSHIGQLTPPKAAQVELASILRDTKKGFVVVGELPLGTDLTIMWEFVRQLKWPIIVESLSNMRTSVPNDCLPYVMTTYDAIMKNDDFKALVVPETVLRLGAQPVSKFMMQFITKSQPQAYIVVDEDPMFRDSTGVSTHFLHASIGEWLVQLDLAETALEAAYLAEWQDANDIALEYIEHYTEGAIDEGAMVSRLLEIIPNGSDIFVSSSMPIRDIDTFLMATSKDIRIFANRGANGIDGVVSTAMGLSQGNNRETYLLIGDLAFLHDVNGLIASRYQACNMTIIVMNNDGGGIFSYLPQSTVEAHYEDLFGTPTALEFQDIARMYNMDYICVEDIAQLVPKFNTLRKNPLRLIEIFTNREENVYAHRALWNRINAGLKAWQS; encoded by the coding sequence ATGAGTGAACGGAAAATATTGACTGATTATGTTTATAAAATGGTTGCATCATTAGTACAAGCAGGTGTCCAACATGTTGTTGTAAGCCCAGGGTCACGGTCGACGCCACTAGCTTATGCTTTTGCCTCAACAAAGCAATTGACGATGTACCGTCAAGTAGATGAGCGAGCTGCTGCATTTTTTGCGTTAGGCATTGCTAAGGCGACTACTAAGCCTGTCGTTTTGTTATGTACATCTGGTACTGCGGCGGCAAACTATTATCCTGCGATTGTGGAGGCAAGTTATGCAAGAGTACCACTAATTGTTATAACAGCTGATCGTCCACATGAATTACGTGAAGTAGGTGCACCACAAGCAATTAATCAGACGAATTTATACGGAGCACATGTAAAGTGGAGTGTAGATTTTCCGCTAGCGGATGGTGCTGCACCGACATTGCCATTTATTGAACGTCATATTGCACGTGCAGTAGCTATTGCAACAAGTGCACCATTTGGACCAGTACATCTTAACGTACCGTTCCGTGAACCGTTGCTCATTGATTTTCGAGAGGAGCTTCCAACTGTTACGTTTAAGCAAAGCCATATTGGACAGTTAACGCCACCGAAAGCTGCACAAGTAGAACTGGCTTCTATTTTACGAGACACTAAAAAAGGATTTGTTGTTGTTGGGGAGCTTCCGCTCGGGACAGATTTAACCATTATGTGGGAGTTTGTGCGCCAATTAAAATGGCCTATCATTGTGGAGAGTCTATCGAATATGCGAACTTCCGTGCCAAATGATTGTTTGCCATATGTTATGACAACCTATGATGCCATTATGAAAAACGATGATTTTAAAGCGCTAGTAGTACCTGAAACAGTTCTGCGCTTAGGAGCACAACCTGTATCGAAATTTATGATGCAATTTATTACAAAGTCGCAGCCCCAAGCTTATATTGTTGTCGATGAAGATCCGATGTTCCGTGATTCAACAGGGGTGTCCACTCATTTTCTGCATGCAAGCATTGGCGAATGGCTCGTACAATTAGACCTTGCTGAAACTGCGCTAGAGGCGGCATATTTAGCGGAATGGCAAGATGCGAATGATATTGCACTTGAGTATATTGAGCATTATACAGAAGGCGCAATTGACGAAGGTGCTATGGTAAGTCGTTTACTTGAAATCATTCCAAATGGCAGTGATATTTTTGTTAGCAGTAGCATGCCCATTCGTGATATCGATACGTTTTTAATGGCAACATCAAAAGATATTCGAATTTTTGCGAATCGTGGCGCTAATGGCATTGATGGGGTCGTATCAACGGCAATGGGCTTAAGCCAAGGAAATAACCGTGAAACCTATTTGCTTATCGGAGACCTAGCTTTTTTACATGATGTCAATGGCCTAATTGCGTCACGCTATCAAGCATGTAATATGACCATTATTGTCATGAATAACGATGGTGGTGGTATTTTCTCATATTTACCGCAATCTACGGTAGAGGCTCATTATGAAGATTTATTTGGTACACCAACTGCACTTGAATTCCAAGACATTGCTCGTATGTACAATATGGACTACATTTGTGTTGAGGATATTGCACAGTTAGTGCCGAAATTTAACACGTTGAGAAAAAATCCGTTACGATTAATTGAGATTTTTACAAACCGTGAAGAAAATGTCTATGCACACCGCGCGCTTTGGAATCGTATTAATGCAGGGTTAAAAGCATGGCAAAGCTAA